From the genome of Lentimonas sp. CC4, one region includes:
- a CDS encoding sulfatase gives MNHFSCKLPTLLLVAALSFSSAWGASSDKQPTTAARPNILFCIADDASMRTFGAYGGTTIETPAFDRLAAEGALFENAYNCNPKCAPARACLVTGMFSWQLKEAGNHFSHFPSEFAFYPHLLMEAGFHVGVTGKGWGPGTYETKHNPAGPAYDEIKLKAPYKSMSNVDYGANFAAFLDEKPADAPFCFWFGTFEPHRAYEKGAWKKAGMKLEDAVVPPYFPDNAVVRGDLLDYANEVSWFDLHLGKAIAALEERGLLENTLIIVTSDHGMPFPRIKGQIYEEGVHVPMVAYWKGVIQPGRVIEDFVNFPDVAPTFLEAVGYELHPQMTGKSFLDVLRAPESGQIDPTRDHVLLGKERHDTGTASEDGTDLSFPVRAIRTKEFLYVHNIKPDLWPAGNPEYGWRNTDNSPTKSYLTNLKPGDAEYSFYEMSFGKRAEEELYQIQKDPDCMTNLASNPEYTAVIAKLRKQMESELIEQKDPRTLGEGDVFDAYPYVGRQLDYKTGKTIAPKRPKQK, from the coding sequence ATGAACCACTTCTCTTGCAAACTACCAACACTACTCCTCGTTGCGGCACTCTCTTTTAGTTCTGCATGGGGTGCCTCCTCTGACAAACAGCCAACGACGGCGGCACGGCCGAATATCCTCTTCTGTATCGCCGATGATGCATCGATGCGCACCTTTGGTGCCTATGGTGGGACGACGATTGAGACGCCTGCATTCGACCGCCTCGCCGCAGAAGGTGCGTTGTTTGAAAACGCTTATAACTGTAATCCCAAGTGTGCGCCTGCGCGTGCGTGTCTGGTGACTGGTATGTTTAGTTGGCAATTGAAGGAAGCAGGGAACCACTTTTCTCATTTTCCGTCAGAATTCGCTTTCTATCCACACTTGCTCATGGAAGCAGGATTTCATGTCGGCGTAACGGGTAAGGGATGGGGGCCTGGCACTTACGAGACGAAGCACAATCCTGCTGGACCTGCCTATGATGAGATCAAACTGAAGGCTCCGTATAAAAGTATGAGCAACGTCGATTACGGTGCTAATTTTGCGGCCTTTCTCGACGAAAAGCCTGCGGATGCACCTTTTTGCTTTTGGTTTGGCACCTTCGAGCCACATCGGGCCTACGAAAAAGGCGCATGGAAAAAAGCCGGAATGAAATTGGAAGACGCCGTCGTGCCGCCATATTTTCCCGACAATGCAGTGGTGCGAGGTGATCTACTCGATTACGCGAACGAAGTCAGCTGGTTTGACTTGCACCTCGGCAAGGCCATTGCAGCGCTGGAGGAACGTGGGCTACTGGAAAACACTTTGATTATCGTGACCTCTGATCATGGTATGCCGTTTCCTCGTATCAAAGGCCAGATTTACGAAGAAGGGGTGCATGTGCCGATGGTTGCTTATTGGAAAGGTGTCATTCAGCCCGGTCGTGTGATTGAAGACTTTGTTAATTTTCCCGATGTCGCTCCGACTTTTCTGGAAGCTGTCGGCTACGAATTGCATCCGCAAATGACAGGGAAAAGCTTTCTTGATGTGTTGCGTGCCCCTGAGTCTGGTCAAATCGATCCGACCCGCGACCACGTGCTACTCGGTAAAGAGCGTCATGATACTGGCACGGCCAGCGAAGACGGCACGGATCTTTCTTTTCCAGTGCGTGCGATTCGCACGAAAGAGTTTCTGTATGTGCACAACATCAAGCCCGACCTCTGGCCGGCAGGAAATCCCGAATACGGCTGGCGCAATACTGACAATTCCCCGACAAAAAGCTATCTGACGAACCTGAAGCCTGGTGATGCAGAATATTCCTTCTATGAGATGAGCTTTGGTAAACGTGCCGAAGAAGAGTTGTATCAAATTCAAAAAGACCCGGATTGCATGACTAACCTGGCAAGCAACCCAGAATACACAGCCGTTATCGCAAAGCTACGTAAGCAAATGGAATCCGAATTGATCGAGCAGAAAGATCCGCGCACGCTAGGTGAAGGCGATGTTTTTGATGCGTATCCTTACGTCGGCAGGCAACTGGACTACAAAACGGGAAAGACCATCGCGCCTAAGAGGCCTAAGCAGAAGTAA
- a CDS encoding arylsulfatase has protein sequence MKTIHILATLLTMIAALQAQAAKPNVVVIMADDIGLGDLSHYANLAGVEPVVETPNLDRLIGEGMSFTDAHSPASLCAPSRFSMMTGNYSYRNSRPWGVWGAEGSALIDPDFTTVARIAKAGGYHTAFFGKWGLGGSWLSKKQVDYTAEEAGPLSFGFDYAMALPQGIQSHPYAFYENREWVKFKPDSVLANVTHEHAGYEAPKPLGKGKKKSAKHRDYGGIGDSNWDPVLTGPMLVAKAVSYIDRQSAEEPFYMYYCSQAVHLPHTPPAELDGVKIAGSTAGVHGDMILELDVQVGMIVKALKAKGLYENTLLIFTSDNGGLSMTRGFNSSLELEGKKGSISEGGHRVPFVAVWPGKIQAGVVSAESIVGHDTVATIAALAEQPIDRSIVMDSTNLLPVFLGESEAPAHQYLMHQSKGGSAGPFYALREGAWKLVIKAENEKSLENLQPYALYHLEDNLSEDSDQNLLKNPEYRERTERMLKTYQDLRVSGAPTAVDR, from the coding sequence ATGAAAACCATACATATACTCGCGACACTGCTCACTATGATCGCCGCACTACAGGCACAGGCGGCAAAGCCGAATGTCGTGGTCATCATGGCGGATGATATAGGCCTAGGCGATTTGAGCCACTACGCGAATTTGGCAGGTGTCGAGCCCGTCGTGGAGACGCCGAATCTGGATCGCTTAATTGGCGAAGGCATGAGCTTTACCGATGCGCACTCCCCGGCCTCGCTCTGTGCCCCGAGTCGTTTCTCGATGATGACCGGGAATTACTCTTATAGGAACTCCCGTCCATGGGGTGTCTGGGGAGCCGAAGGTAGTGCGCTCATTGATCCGGATTTCACGACCGTGGCGCGTATCGCGAAGGCTGGCGGCTATCATACCGCGTTTTTCGGCAAATGGGGGCTCGGTGGTTCATGGTTGAGTAAGAAGCAGGTGGACTACACCGCCGAGGAGGCTGGGCCGTTGAGTTTTGGATTTGATTACGCGATGGCTTTACCGCAAGGCATTCAAAGCCATCCCTATGCATTTTATGAGAATCGTGAGTGGGTGAAGTTTAAGCCAGATTCTGTGCTGGCGAACGTGACACATGAGCACGCGGGGTATGAGGCACCTAAGCCTCTCGGCAAAGGGAAGAAGAAATCCGCGAAGCATCGTGACTATGGAGGCATCGGTGATTCGAACTGGGATCCGGTTCTGACGGGGCCAATGCTTGTTGCTAAGGCCGTCAGCTACATTGATCGGCAATCAGCAGAGGAGCCGTTTTATATGTATTACTGCAGTCAGGCGGTGCACTTGCCGCATACGCCTCCGGCGGAACTCGACGGCGTGAAAATTGCCGGCAGCACGGCAGGGGTGCATGGAGACATGATTCTCGAGCTTGATGTTCAGGTCGGTATGATAGTGAAAGCGTTGAAGGCGAAGGGGCTCTATGAGAATACACTCCTGATTTTCACTTCCGATAATGGCGGCCTTTCGATGACACGTGGGTTTAATTCCAGTCTCGAATTAGAGGGTAAGAAAGGCTCGATCTCAGAGGGAGGTCACCGCGTGCCATTCGTCGCGGTGTGGCCCGGGAAGATTCAAGCAGGCGTAGTGTCGGCGGAGTCGATCGTCGGTCACGATACCGTCGCTACGATTGCTGCCTTGGCTGAGCAACCGATTGATCGGTCGATAGTTATGGACTCGACAAATTTGTTGCCAGTCTTTCTCGGAGAGTCAGAAGCGCCGGCGCATCAATATTTAATGCATCAATCCAAAGGGGGCAGCGCGGGGCCATTTTATGCACTGCGTGAGGGTGCCTGGAAATTGGTGATTAAAGCCGAGAATGAGAAGAGTTTGGAGAATCTGCAGCCATACGCTTTGTATCACCTCGAAGATAATTTGAGTGAGGATAGCGATCAGAATCTACTCAAGAACCCAGAGTATCGGGAGCGCACCGAGCGCATGCTGAAGACCTATCAAGACCT
- a CDS encoding AraC family transcriptional regulator, which yields MVEGEGSVVLGGQTYPLRRQSFFIYGPGMPHAISNDPDRPMSKFFVDFYGDEAVRALSALGLKVGMHFESALDNRLPVLFEGLLKDAERGSGAMSTLELSVRLILSVLANESQREVLQTDHAYQSYLRCRDYIEARYTDAGNVADFAADLNISSAYLSRLFKRYSKETPYQLLLRMRMTYAGNLLVATRQSVQQVADASGFQDPFHFSHRFKQYFGVSPRAFKQRYQR from the coding sequence GTGGTCGAGGGAGAGGGCAGTGTGGTTCTTGGAGGGCAGACGTATCCACTGCGGCGACAGTCCTTTTTTATTTACGGGCCGGGGATGCCGCATGCGATTTCGAATGATCCAGATCGGCCGATGTCGAAATTTTTTGTCGATTTCTATGGAGATGAGGCGGTGCGCGCGCTTTCCGCTCTGGGCTTGAAAGTCGGGATGCATTTTGAGTCGGCCTTGGATAATAGACTCCCAGTGCTATTCGAAGGCTTATTGAAAGATGCGGAGCGTGGTAGTGGCGCAATGAGCACGCTTGAACTCTCCGTTCGATTAATTTTATCAGTTCTTGCGAATGAAAGTCAGCGCGAAGTCTTGCAGACTGATCATGCATACCAGTCTTACTTGCGTTGTAGGGATTACATCGAGGCTCGCTACACGGATGCTGGTAATGTTGCAGACTTCGCGGCCGATTTGAATATCAGCAGTGCGTATCTATCACGCTTATTTAAGAGGTATAGCAAAGAAACGCCTTATCAGCTATTGCTGCGCATGCGGATGACCTACGCGGGGAACTTACTCGTAGCGACGCGCCAATCGGTGCAACAAGTTGCAGACGCATCTGGATTTCAAGATCCCTTTCACTTCTCGCATCGATTCAAGCAGTATTTCGGAGTCTCACCTCGGGCATTTAAGCAGCGCTATCAGAGATGA